The Kribbella shirazensis genomic interval ATCAGGATGTCGATCGTGAACACCAGCGCGGCCCCGAACAGGATGCTGACCGCGAACAGAACCCACCGGCCCGCGTCCGCCGGGATGTTCATCGAGTCCCGGAAGATCCACCACACGATCCCGATCATCGGCACCAGCGCGAACAGCTTGAGGAACTTCTCCGACACGTTGTTCGCGAGGAACCCGACCAGCAGCGACGCCGGCCGGATCATCCAGCTCGACAGCTTCCCCATCCGGATGTCGGTCGCGAGGAACCCGGCCATCCACGACGACGTCGCCATCGTGACGAAGCCGAGCAGCACGAAGTACGTCGTGACGTACCGCTCGTCGACCGGCAGCTCGGCGCCGCTCGCGAGCGCCGTCCGCCAGATCAGCAGCGAGATGATCGGCATGGTGATGTTCGCCAGCATGAAGATGATCCATGCGCCGCGGTACACGGACTGCTGCGCGATCTCGGCCGCCGTCATCCGCCGTACGACACGCAGGTTGCGGAGTACAGCGTTCATGAGGCGTCCCCGAGCGTGCTGCGGCGCAGGAACAGGTCGCGCATGATGTCCTCGATGTCGGCGTCCGCGACGTCGAGGTCGACCAGCGGGCCCAGGCGGGTCAGCTGCTCCATGACGAATCCGGCGCGGTCCCGATCCGCTTCGAGCTTCACGGTCGGCCCGGACACGTCCACCGCGCTCAAGCCGTCCAGCCCGGCGAGGAGCGCCGCGTCGACCGGAGCCGCGTACGTCGCGTGCACGAGCTTGCGCGGGCGCGCCGTCCGGACCAGGTCGTCGAGCCCGCCGTCGAACTGCAGTCGGCCGTGGTCGATGATCATCACCCGTGAGCAGAGCGCCTCGATGTCGTCCATGTCGTGGCTGGTGATCAGGATCGTCGTACCGCGGAGCTTGTTGACGTCGGCCAGGAACGACCGGACGCGGGCCTTCGCGACCACGTCCAGGCCGATCGTCGGCTCGTCCAGGAACAGGATCTCCGGTCCGTGGACGAGCGCGGCCATCAGCTCGAGCTTCATCCGTTCACCGAGCGAGGTCTTGCGGACCTGCACGTTCAGCAGGTGTTCGACCTCGAGCAGCTCGGCGAGCTCGGCGACGTTCCGGTCGAACTCCGCGGTGGACAGGCCGTACATGTCCTTGTGCAGCAGGAGGCTCTCCATTGCCGGGACGTCCCACCACAGCATGGTCTTCTGCCCCATGACGAGCGCGATCCGGCGCAGGTAGTCGTGCTTGCGGTCCGACGGGGTGTGGCCGAGCACCTCCAGGTCGCCGGAGGTGGTGTAGAGCAGGCCGGACAGCATCTTCAGCGTGGTCGTCTTGCCGGCGCCGTTCGGCCCGAGCAGGCCGACGACCTCGCCGCGGTCGATCGAAAAGGAGATCCGGTCGACCGCGAGCCGGGTCTCGTACTCGCGCCGCACCAGGCTTTTCAGCGCACCGCCGAGTCCGGCGCGCTGCTGGTGGAACGTGTAGGTCTTGGTCAGGTCCTGTGCCGCGATGACCGGCGGCAGGTCGTGAACAGG includes:
- a CDS encoding ATP-binding cassette domain-containing protein, with product MTPVHDLPPVIAAQDLTKTYTFHQQRAGLGGALKSLVRREYETRLAVDRISFSIDRGEVVGLLGPNGAGKTTTLKMLSGLLYTTSGDLEVLGHTPSDRKHDYLRRIALVMGQKTMLWWDVPAMESLLLHKDMYGLSTAEFDRNVAELAELLEVEHLLNVQVRKTSLGERMKLELMAALVHGPEILFLDEPTIGLDVVAKARVRSFLADVNKLRGTTILITSHDMDDIEALCSRVMIIDHGRLQFDGGLDDLVRTARPRKLVHATYAAPVDAALLAGLDGLSAVDVSGPTVKLEADRDRAGFVMEQLTRLGPLVDLDVADADIEDIMRDLFLRRSTLGDAS
- a CDS encoding ABC transporter permease is translated as MNAVLRNLRVVRRMTAAEIAQQSVYRGAWIIFMLANITMPIISLLIWRTALASGAELPVDERYVTTYFVLLGFVTMATSSWMAGFLATDIRMGKLSSWMIRPASLLVGFLANNVSEKFLKLFALVPMIGIVWWIFRDSMNIPADAGRWVLFAVSILFGAALVFTIDILIASLAFWMDDVSALVQARVIVASVLSGSVVPLALMPAWSQGFVDNQPFRYTVSFPVEIVAGQLTGRELLVGLGFQLGYVVVFAVIARLVWAAGIRAYSAVGA